Part of the Jeotgalibacillus haloalkalitolerans genome is shown below.
GCTGCCATCACCTGAACAGATTAAGCAGTATCTGACCGAAAATCTGGAGCTGCTGTGGGACGAGTATAAGCGCTCGATGAACCCGGAAGAATATCCGGTCGATCTCAGTCAGAAGTGCTGGGATAACAAAATGAGAAACATTCAGGAAGTAAAACAGGCAGTCAAGAATGCACAGGCTGCACAATAATGTAATGAGGTGATCTTTGTGGCAACATTGCAGGACCAGATCGTAAAGGAAATGGGTGTATCCCCCGAGATACATCCGGGTGAAGAAATTCGCCGCAGTATTGATTTTCTGAAGGAATATGCGAAGAAGCATACATTCCTGTCATCATTTGTACTCGGAATATCAGGTGGTCAGGACTCTACGCTGGCCGGGACGCTCGCACAGATGGCTGTGAATGAACTGAATGAAGAAGCCGGAGAAAAGAAGTATACGTTTATTGCACTCAGACTGCCTTACGGGGAGCAGGCAGATGAGCAGGACGCCAAAGATGCAATTGCTTTTATGAATGCGGATGAAACAGTAAGAATTAATATAAAGCCCGCAGTTGATGCAAGTGTCCAGTCATTGGCTGACGCAGGCGTAAAGCTGAGTGATTTTGTTAAAGGGAATGAAAAAGCAAGAGAGCGTATGAAAGCACAGTATGCAGTCGCAGCGATGCGAAATGGTGTTGTGATCGGAACTGATCATCCGGCAGAAGCGATTACAGGCTTTTATACGAAGCATGGAGATGGCGGTGCGGACATTCTGCCACTCTTCAGATTGAATAAAAGACAGGGTAAGCAATTATTAAAAGAGCTCGGTGCACCTGAGCATCTGTATATGAAAGCGCCGACTGCGGATCTTGAGGATGACCGTCCGCAGGTTGCTGATGA
Proteins encoded:
- the nadE gene encoding ammonia-dependent NAD(+) synthetase, giving the protein MATLQDQIVKEMGVSPEIHPGEEIRRSIDFLKEYAKKHTFLSSFVLGISGGQDSTLAGTLAQMAVNELNEEAGEKKYTFIALRLPYGEQADEQDAKDAIAFMNADETVRINIKPAVDASVQSLADAGVKLSDFVKGNEKARERMKAQYAVAAMRNGVVIGTDHPAEAITGFYTKHGDGGADILPLFRLNKRQGKQLLKELGAPEHLYMKAPTADLEDDRPQVADEEALGVTYDEIDDYLEGKKVSEQAQKTIENHYLKTQHKRHLPITVFDDFWK